One window of the Bos indicus x Bos taurus breed Angus x Brahman F1 hybrid chromosome 8, Bos_hybrid_MaternalHap_v2.0, whole genome shotgun sequence genome contains the following:
- the LOC113896977 gene encoding interferon omega-1-like, translating to MASENLPQGSTRHRLCQASSSLIFPMACVLSLLMALLLVSYGPGGSLGCDLSQNHVLVGRQNLRLLGQMRRLSPRFCLQDRKDFAFPQEMVEGSQLQEAQAFSVLHEMLQQSFNLFHTERSSVAWDTILLEQLRTGLHQQLDDLDTCLGQVMGEEDSALGRTGPTLAVKRYFQGIHVYLKEKGYSDCAWEIVRVEIMRSLSSSTSLQERL from the coding sequence ATGGCATCAGAGAACCTACCTCAAGGTTCCACCAGACACCGTCTCTGTCAGGCCAGCAGCAGCCTCATCTTCCCCATGGCCTGTGTGCTCTCTCTACTGATGGCCCTGTTGCTGGTCAGCTATGGCCCAGGAGGATCTCTGGGCTGTGACCTGTCTCAAAACCATGTGCTGGTTGGCAGGCAGAACCTCAGGCTCCTGGGCCAAATGAGGAGACTCTCCCCTCGCTTCTGTCTGCAGGACAGAAAAGACTTCGCTTtcccccaggagatggtggagggcaGCCAGCTCCAGGAGGCCCAGGCCTTCTCTGTGCTCCATGAGATGCTCCAGCAGAGCTTCAACCTCTTCCACACAGAGCGCTCCTCTGTTGCCTGGGACACCATCCTTTTGGAGCAGCTCCGCACTGGACTGCATCAGCAGCTGGACGACCTGGACACCTGCCTGGGGCAAGTGATGGGAGAGGAAGACTCTGCCCTGGGAAGGACGGGCCCCACACTGGCCGTGAAGAGGTACTTCCAGGGCATCCATGTCTACCTGAAAGAGAAGGGATACAGCGACTGCGCCTGGGAAATTGTCAGAGTGGAAATCATGAGATCCTTGTCTTCATCAACCAGCTTGCAAGAAAGGTTATGA